In Cololabis saira isolate AMF1-May2022 chromosome 1, fColSai1.1, whole genome shotgun sequence, the following proteins share a genomic window:
- the LOC133450230 gene encoding E3 ubiquitin-protein ligase pellino homolog 1-like — translation MFSLGQENISAPPTSTKGPVKYGELIVLGCNGSMPAGCKGRRKSRFALSRRNKPNGVKPSTVHTSCTPQAAKAVSNKDQHSISFTLSRGQTVVVEYKHDGNTDMFQIGRSTETPIDFVVTDTVPGGQGHPGGQGHPGGPPDPQIGQSTISRFACRIICQRSPPYSAGIYAAGFDSSKNIFLGEKAAKWRLQDGQMDGLTTNGVLVMHPRPGFSQGSKPGLWREISVCGSVFTLRETRSAQQRGKLVESESNELLDGSLIDLCGATLLWRTAAGLACTPTAKHLEALRRELNAGRPQCPVGLNTLAFPSLSRKDVPDERQPWAYLRCGHVHGYHAWGGRRHPEVQADQHQRECPMCRASGPYVPLWLGCEPALYVDAEPPTHAFAPCGHVCSEETAAFWSRIPLPHGTHAFHAACPFCIRPLGGPAGGVRLIFQSPLD, via the exons ATGTTCTCACTGGGTCAGGAGAACATCTCAGCCCCCCCCACGTCCACCAAGGGGCCGGTCAAGTACGGGGAGCTGATCGTTCTGGG GTGCAACGGTTCGATGCCCGCCGGCTGCAAGGGTAGGAGGAAAAGCCGCTTCGCTCTGAGTCGCAGGAACAAGCCCAACGGAGTGAAACCCAGCACTGTTCACACCAGCTGCACCCCGCAGGCCGCCAAG GCCGTCAGCAACAAGGATCAGCACAGCATCTCCTTCACTCTCTCACGGGGCCAGACGGTGGTGGTGGAGTACAAGCATGACGGAAACACCGACATGTTCCAG ATCGGGCGCTCCACGGAGACTCCCATCGACTTCGTGGTGACAGATACAGTTCCCGGTGGGCAGGGCCACCCCGGGGGGCAGGGCCACCCCGGGGGCCCACCCGACCCCCAGATAGGCCAGAGCACCATCTCCCGCTTCGCCTGCCGCATCATCTGCCAGAGGAGCCCGCCGTACTCGGCAGGGATCTACGCGGCGGGATTCGACTCGTCCAAGAACATCTTCCTCGGG GAGAAGGCGGCTAAGTGGCGTCTGCAGGACGGCCAGATGGACGGCCTGACCACAAACGGTGTCCTGGTGATGCACCCGCGCCCGGGCTTCAGCCAGGGCTCCAAACCCGGCCTGTGGAGGGAGATCTCCGTCTGCGGCAGCGTCTTCACGCTGCGGGAGACCAGGTCGGCCCAGCAGCGCGGCAAGCTG GTGGAGTCGGAGTCCAACGAGCTGCTGGACGGCTCCCTCATCGACCTGTGCGGCGCCACCCTGCTGTGGCGCACGGCGGCGGGGCTGGCATGCACGCCCACGGCCAAGCACCTGGAGGCGCTGCGGCGGGAGCTGAACGCGGGGCGGCCTCAGTGCCCCGTGGGCCTCAATACACTGGCCTTCCCCAGCCTGAGCCGCAAGGACGTCCCGGACGAGAGGCAGCCCTGGGCCTACCTGCGCTGCGGCCACGTGCACGGCTACCACGCCTGGGGCGGCCGCCGCCACCCCGAGGTGCAGGCCGACCAGCACCAGCGGGAGTGCCCCATGTGCCGGGCCAGCGGGCCCTACGTGCCGCTGTGGCTGGGCTGCGAGCCGGCGCTGTACGTGGACGCCGAGCCGCCCACGCACGCCTTCGCGCCCTGCGGACACGTCTGCTCCGAGGAGACGGCGGCGTTCTGGAGCCGCATCCCGCTGCCGCACGGAACCCACGCCTTCCACGCCGCCTGCCCCTTCTGCATCCGGCCGCTGGGCGGGCCGGCCGGCGGGGTCCGCCTCATCTTCCAGAGCCCGCTGGACTAG